The following proteins are encoded in a genomic region of Leptospira fainei serovar Hurstbridge str. BUT 6:
- the gltX gene encoding glutamate--tRNA ligase: MSDNREVRTRFAPSPTGFLHVGGARTALFNFLYAKSQGGKFLLRIEDTDQNRSTEESFKTILESLKWLGIEWDEGPGVDGPYGPYVQSERLSIYKEYTEKLISEGKAYRCFCTQEELEAKKKQAEAMGIPYVYDGLHANMSEQEVQEKLKAGTPYSVRFKTPSKTLIFEDIIQGKVKFETKLIGDFIIVKSDGFPSYNYAVVVDDGLMKISHVIRGVGHLSNTPRQILIYEALGFPVPEFAHASEIVGMDGKKLSKRAGATSILAFRDLGYLPETFSNYMALLGWTSPDGQEYLPGDITKRIFDVHRCSKSPSTFDVFKKPKGGEEEVVTNFSNLEQIAEAMNPKSKLNWLSNKYIRELPIAQITEALVPFLEGREDIPKEHRNPKNPELGSIVDSVRVYLDNLRQAPDYIAEFYLSDLKIKGDEAFEILKQESAPVVIRKFYQLLQIDLPQTDEEYKALMARTGEETGQKGKTLFMPIRVATTGKAHGLELPILFPLLGKEKLLKRIEKTSGEAGISLS; the protein is encoded by the coding sequence ATGTCAGACAATAGAGAAGTTCGTACACGTTTCGCCCCGTCTCCAACAGGTTTTCTCCACGTCGGAGGAGCCAGGACCGCGCTTTTTAATTTTCTATATGCCAAGTCTCAAGGCGGCAAATTCTTACTTAGAATCGAGGATACAGACCAGAATCGTTCAACGGAAGAATCGTTTAAGACGATTTTGGAATCGTTAAAATGGCTCGGGATTGAATGGGACGAAGGTCCTGGTGTAGACGGACCTTATGGGCCATACGTTCAATCCGAACGTCTTTCCATCTATAAAGAATATACCGAAAAGTTGATCTCGGAAGGAAAAGCCTACCGATGTTTCTGTACTCAGGAAGAATTGGAAGCGAAGAAGAAGCAAGCCGAAGCGATGGGAATTCCGTACGTTTACGACGGCTTACACGCGAATATGAGCGAGCAGGAAGTTCAGGAAAAGTTAAAGGCAGGAACTCCCTATTCGGTTAGATTCAAGACGCCTTCTAAAACTCTGATCTTCGAAGATATCATTCAAGGGAAGGTCAAATTCGAGACGAAATTAATCGGCGATTTCATCATCGTTAAGTCGGATGGATTTCCCTCTTATAATTATGCGGTCGTCGTTGACGACGGACTCATGAAAATCTCGCACGTGATTCGCGGAGTCGGACATCTTTCCAATACGCCGAGACAAATTTTAATTTATGAAGCCTTAGGATTTCCGGTACCGGAGTTCGCACACGCCTCCGAGATCGTGGGAATGGACGGGAAAAAACTTTCCAAACGGGCCGGCGCTACTTCCATTCTCGCTTTTCGGGATTTAGGATATCTGCCGGAGACTTTTTCCAATTACATGGCTTTGCTTGGTTGGACCTCCCCCGACGGGCAAGAATATCTTCCGGGAGATATTACGAAACGGATCTTCGACGTTCATCGTTGTTCCAAATCCCCTTCTACCTTTGACGTATTCAAAAAACCGAAAGGAGGAGAAGAGGAAGTCGTGACGAATTTCTCCAATTTGGAACAGATCGCGGAAGCGATGAATCCCAAATCCAAATTAAATTGGTTATCAAACAAATACATACGCGAATTGCCTATCGCTCAAATTACGGAGGCTCTCGTACCGTTTTTAGAAGGTAGAGAGGATATTCCGAAAGAGCATCGGAATCCGAAAAACCCTGAGTTAGGCTCAATCGTGGATAGTGTCCGAGTCTACTTGGATAATTTACGCCAAGCGCCCGATTATATCGCCGAATTCTATCTTTCCGACTTAAAAATAAAAGGGGATGAGGCGTTCGAAATTCTAAAACAGGAAAGCGCTCCTGTAGTGATACGGAAATTCTACCAGCTACTCCAGATAGATCTACCGCAGACCGATGAAGAGTATAAGGCGTTAATGGCGCGAACAGGCGAAGAGACAGGACAGAAAGGCAAAACCCTTTTTATGCCGATTCGAGTGGCGACAACGGGCAAAGCTCATGGACTTGAGTTACCGATCTTATTTCCTCTCTTAGGGAAGGAAAAGCTACTCAAACGAATAGAGAAAACTTCCGGTGAAGCAGGAATTTCCCTAAGTTAA
- a CDS encoding ATP-binding protein, which translates to MRDTVDSLLVRQHSGSYVMFLPPDLSSIRDFRTALRQSLEENKFLSKDIQQIELAADEALTNSISANVNCGCNETIICRWVLRDSKFTLWIVDYGSGLKKDKLESVSHEAKASTLKEFLGKVQAYQENKCEILPFRGKPVQHRNLGKGLQIMQSLMDSVRVLYHCKEGRISADPAESNIRGSIIELAFDAKKHSA; encoded by the coding sequence ATGAGGGACACAGTCGACTCACTCCTGGTAAGGCAACATTCCGGTTCCTACGTAATGTTCCTTCCTCCGGATTTGTCGAGCATCCGCGACTTCCGGACAGCCCTTCGTCAATCCTTGGAAGAAAATAAATTTTTATCCAAGGATATCCAACAGATAGAATTAGCGGCCGACGAAGCCTTAACCAACTCTATTTCGGCTAACGTAAATTGCGGTTGTAACGAGACGATCATCTGCCGGTGGGTATTACGAGATTCCAAATTTACTCTTTGGATCGTCGATTACGGATCAGGCCTAAAAAAAGATAAACTGGAATCGGTTTCCCATGAGGCGAAGGCTTCTACATTAAAGGAATTCCTCGGTAAAGTGCAGGCTTACCAAGAGAATAAATGCGAGATCTTACCGTTTAGAGGGAAACCCGTACAACACAGAAACCTCGGTAAGGGATTGCAAATCATGCAATCATTGATGGATTCCGTTAGGGTTCTCTATCATTGCAAAGAAGGACGGATTTCAGCCGATCCTGCGGAATCCAATATTCGAGGTTCCATCATCGAGCTGGCCTTCGATGCAAAAAAACATTCAGCGTGA
- a CDS encoding DUF455 family protein, with amino-acid sequence MSTLNEFADFILRSGKLEDKLYSPDAFPIDLPSENFIPPDRPVRSNKIEFSDRKSKIPRLEHLNIEENRILSLHHFANHELMAIELFAWAILKFQDAPSSVRKSFYKTLLEEQTHLRLYLKTIRSWGMDFGDRPLNYIFWKQTPSMQTLEKFYAVMALSFESANLDFSLIYKKAFEKFEDFEKASIMDQVHQDEIRHVRRGVKVVFSDGIKGIEQWEKYRKLISHPFTPRRAKGTFYFPELRLKAGLSPEFAEELGKYEDEYEGTTNARILRDVLGIGTSN; translated from the coding sequence GTGAGTACGTTAAACGAATTTGCCGATTTCATACTAAGATCCGGGAAGTTGGAAGATAAACTTTATTCTCCCGATGCGTTTCCTATCGACCTTCCGTCCGAAAATTTTATTCCACCGGACCGTCCTGTTCGCTCGAATAAAATAGAATTCTCCGACCGCAAATCCAAGATTCCTAGACTTGAACATTTGAATATCGAAGAGAATAGAATTCTCTCTCTTCATCATTTTGCTAACCACGAATTGATGGCGATCGAATTGTTCGCTTGGGCTATTTTAAAGTTTCAAGATGCTCCGTCGTCCGTTCGCAAGAGTTTTTATAAAACGCTGTTGGAAGAGCAAACGCATCTACGATTGTATTTGAAAACAATCCGTTCCTGGGGAATGGATTTCGGCGATAGGCCTTTGAATTACATTTTTTGGAAACAAACTCCGAGCATGCAGACGTTGGAGAAATTTTACGCCGTGATGGCGCTTTCGTTCGAAAGTGCGAATTTGGATTTTTCCCTTATTTATAAAAAAGCTTTCGAGAAGTTCGAAGACTTCGAAAAGGCATCGATCATGGACCAGGTCCATCAGGATGAAATTCGCCACGTCAGGAGAGGCGTAAAAGTCGTTTTTTCCGACGGCATTAAAGGGATCGAGCAATGGGAAAAATATCGAAAATTGATCTCACACCCTTTCACTCCTCGTCGTGCAAAAGGAACCTTTTACTTTCCGGAGCTTCGATTAAAAGCAGGGTTATCTCCTGAATTTGCGGAAGAGCTCGGAAAATACGAGGACGAGTACGAAGGAACTACGAATGCCAGAATACTTCGGGATGTACTCGGTATCGGAACCTCGAATTAA
- a CDS encoding LIC13341 family surface-exposed protein codes for MNSSCFFLSFNRILIFFIVFVFLSSCNSKTPSDSKIISQALSGSEEKHPEVLLKKVGNLDEDPELESFAIVRNGTEEILAIFKKDKGEWRLTFKLPFSLLNIGPMHYESKGASWKPGEDEKAKEPGYIIKRILMEELPGDEFNSLFLEVLSEEPPIGLFSVPFVIRKGAKVLDGLASLKDHEFLVKSKRADFTYNKEEKNITVFPGNRTYAQNFNFNGWEMVPDIANVASPGLLSVEAPAQWKKGEPGEVVVWFKNRGSYAGTTYISLSFPQGGKLESDSGKEGVRTYSIGNSIYSAENKYINAKVPLLEITKAGWGRNHRYGVRFKYTPDFEGIPYILFRSTSKAYRETVQIPTQASSVKTELDQQGYRSYPLSLIPRGKSK; via the coding sequence ATGAATTCCTCCTGTTTCTTTCTTTCATTCAATCGAATTCTTATTTTTTTCATCGTATTCGTCTTTCTTAGCTCGTGTAATTCCAAAACACCTTCCGACTCTAAAATCATTTCGCAGGCGCTTTCAGGGAGCGAGGAGAAGCATCCTGAAGTGCTGTTAAAAAAAGTCGGAAATTTGGACGAAGATCCGGAGCTTGAATCTTTTGCTATCGTTCGAAATGGGACCGAAGAAATTCTTGCTATTTTTAAAAAAGATAAAGGTGAATGGCGTCTTACTTTCAAATTACCGTTCAGCTTGCTGAATATTGGCCCGATGCATTATGAATCCAAAGGGGCATCATGGAAGCCTGGAGAAGACGAAAAAGCGAAAGAACCGGGTTATATAATTAAACGAATCTTAATGGAAGAACTTCCGGGAGACGAATTTAATTCTCTCTTTTTGGAAGTCTTGAGCGAAGAACCTCCGATCGGTCTTTTTTCGGTTCCGTTTGTCATCAGAAAGGGAGCCAAAGTGTTGGATGGCTTAGCTTCTTTGAAAGATCATGAGTTTTTAGTTAAATCAAAAAGAGCCGATTTCACTTATAATAAAGAGGAAAAGAATATCACGGTTTTTCCCGGCAACAGAACATACGCTCAAAACTTCAATTTTAACGGTTGGGAAATGGTACCCGACATCGCTAATGTCGCTTCTCCAGGATTATTAAGTGTAGAAGCCCCGGCTCAATGGAAAAAAGGAGAGCCGGGAGAGGTAGTCGTTTGGTTTAAGAATCGCGGTTCCTATGCCGGAACTACTTATATTAGTCTCTCTTTTCCGCAAGGCGGAAAACTCGAATCCGATTCCGGTAAAGAAGGTGTTAGAACTTACTCGATCGGCAATAGTATATATTCTGCGGAAAACAAATACATAAATGCAAAGGTTCCCCTTTTAGAAATTACTAAAGCAGGGTGGGGGCGAAATCACAGATACGGAGTTCGTTTTAAATATACTCCGGATTTCGAAGGAATTCCTTACATACTATTTCGTTCCACGTCGAAAGCTTATCGTGAGACCGTTCAAATTCCGACACAAGCAAGTTCCGTTAAGACCGAGCTTGATCAACAGGGTTATCGTAGTTATCCTCTTTCTTTGATTCCAAGAGGAAAATCGAAGTAA
- a CDS encoding FFLEELY motif protein, protein MGNFEENKQRYAKTEVVRSQVERFRKFYADYFHLEETIPMVEYFFETIYNLEGKEAWMHLALDTYQKVKGMMKETTRSNLETLIELNNLTDQLDGEMAKLLLVRGWDGKKLNREEYDDLYRAFGHKEERIKQLEIVLHNLRTFYELAHRPIAAYLIRPARFMASLLGVSPLFDSVEQAYNAVLPVSPEIFSSFIEKVEERETQYLNSAFGSETTRESAI, encoded by the coding sequence GTGGGAAATTTCGAAGAAAATAAACAGAGATACGCCAAGACCGAAGTCGTAAGATCTCAAGTGGAAAGATTTCGCAAGTTTTACGCGGATTATTTTCATTTGGAAGAAACGATTCCGATGGTGGAATATTTCTTTGAAACGATTTATAATTTAGAAGGAAAAGAAGCCTGGATGCATCTCGCTTTAGACACGTATCAAAAGGTCAAAGGCATGATGAAAGAAACCACTCGCTCCAATTTGGAAACTCTTATCGAACTGAATAATTTAACCGATCAGTTGGATGGAGAAATGGCTAAATTACTTTTGGTTAGAGGGTGGGACGGTAAAAAATTGAATCGGGAAGAATACGACGATCTGTATAGGGCGTTCGGACATAAGGAAGAACGAATCAAACAGCTTGAGATCGTTCTTCACAATCTGAGAACGTTTTACGAGTTGGCGCATCGCCCTATCGCCGCGTATTTAATCCGCCCCGCTAGATTTATGGCGTCACTTCTCGGTGTTTCTCCTCTTTTCGATTCGGTCGAGCAAGCTTACAATGCTGTACTTCCGGTTTCACCGGAGATATTTAGTTCTTTTATCGAAAAAGTGGAAGAGCGGGAAACGCAATACTTAAACTCCGCTTTCGGATCGGAAACCACTCGGGAGTCCGCAATATGA
- a CDS encoding OmpA/MotB family protein, giving the protein MIRRTRFSRYRRKEEQEENSDRWLLTYADMITLLLGLFIILYSISQVDQNKLKQVADLVRSGFGLGESFFDGSAVNLEEDALLQPRTQLYRFWERISYALKKMREKTKLMIGMNETEEIRIQVFTPALGEGDEFHPDEDTDFTFKKIAEVTQGMDVDLTLRVQIPYSDQTANQGFRSVWEYNAHRATLVAEVLSEKYGIPKDRISVQAFNGFKKIGKNENTSPEMKASQERIEILIRKKDKEE; this is encoded by the coding sequence ATGATTCGAAGGACAAGGTTTTCCCGATATAGAAGAAAAGAAGAACAAGAAGAGAATAGCGATCGATGGCTCTTGACATATGCGGATATGATTACGCTTCTTTTGGGTTTATTCATTATTCTTTATTCGATTTCTCAGGTGGATCAAAATAAACTCAAGCAGGTTGCCGATCTTGTGCGGAGCGGATTCGGTCTTGGAGAATCTTTTTTTGATGGATCGGCAGTGAATCTGGAAGAGGACGCACTTTTGCAGCCCAGAACTCAGCTGTATCGATTTTGGGAAAGGATCTCTTACGCACTGAAAAAGATGCGGGAAAAAACCAAGTTAATGATCGGGATGAACGAAACCGAAGAAATTCGGATCCAAGTCTTTACACCCGCGCTAGGAGAGGGAGACGAGTTTCATCCCGATGAAGATACCGATTTTACCTTTAAGAAGATAGCTGAAGTCACTCAAGGTATGGATGTGGATTTGACTTTGAGAGTTCAAATTCCATATTCCGATCAAACCGCAAATCAAGGCTTTCGAAGCGTATGGGAATACAACGCCCATAGAGCGACGTTAGTCGCGGAAGTCCTATCTGAGAAATACGGTATTCCGAAAGATCGAATTTCAGTGCAAGCTTTCAACGGTTTTAAGAAAATCGGTAAGAATGAAAACACCTCGCCCGAAATGAAAGCTTCCCAGGAAAGGATCGAGATTTTGATTCGAAAAAAAGATAAGGAAGAATGA